The genomic interval aaacgaaacgaaaaataactactttgacattaaaaacaaaactgaactattttaatggctgcaacaatgtaaaaaataaaataaataaataaaaaacacggctCCAGCCctcgggctgagaattttgataagctgtcggtttttacaaaggaaaatgactaaaatagtaactcacagtgacttggataagtaactttaatctgattactggtttggaaatagtaacgcgttagattactcgttactggaaaaaagtagtcagattagagtaacgcgttactatgtaacgcgttactggcatcactgatggtaataaaatatgacaagaatttagagttaaactgtcagaattcatcttgataatgacagataactttgatagaaaggtgtgtaatggattacaatcaaccaatcagctgttcaACACAATCTGATTATACCGATTTAACTCAAAAGCAACAACTCAttctgttcagtctgtggtgtcaaaggtcgcattagcaattaaagaaaaacactgaagcaaaacatgctcaggtcaaagtgtctgaatcaaTTTTACTGGTAGTGTATGAAGAATCTTTGGGTATATTAtgtcagtttactttattttgctctcCCCCACTGactatatacaggtcctttaatttttttttgcatattgtgataaagttcattattttccataatgtaatgatacattttttactttcatatattttagattcattgcacaccaactgaaatatttcaggtcttttattgttttaatactgatgattttggcatacagctcatgaaaacccaaaatcttgaagttttaaaaaattagcatatcatgagaaggttctctaaacgagctattaccctaatcatctgaatcaactaatgaactctaaacacctgcaaaagattcctgaggcttttaaaaactcccagcctggttcattccTCAAacccgcaatcatgggtaagactgccgacctgactgctgtccagaaggccatcattgacaccctcaggcgagagggtaagacacagaaagacatttctgaacgaataggctgttcccagagtgctgtatcaaggcacctcagtgggaaggaaaaagtgtggcaaaaaacgctgcacaacgagaagaggtgagcggaccctgaggaagattgtggagaaggaccgattccagaccttgggggacctgcggaagcagtggactgagtctggaggagaaacatccagagccgccgtgcacaggcgtgtgcaggaaatgggctacaggtgccgcattccccaggtcaagacacttttgggctagagagaagcagcactggactgttgctcagtggtgcaaagtacttttttcggatgaaagcaaattttgcatgtcattcggaaatcaaggtgccagagtctggaggaagactggggagaaggaaatgccaaaatgcctgaagtccagtgtcaagtacccacagtcagtgatggtctggggtgccatgtcagctgctggtgttggtccactgtgttttatcaagggcagggtcaatgcagctcgctatcaggagattttggagcacttcatgcttccatctgctgaaaagctttatggagatgaagatttggtttgtcagcacgacctggcacctgctcacagtgccgaaaccactggtaaatggtttactgaccatggtattactgtgctcaattggcctgccaactctcctgacctgaaccccatagagaatctgtgggatattgtgaagagaaagttgagagacgcaagacccaacactctggatgagcttaaggccgctatcgaagcatcctgggcctccagaacacctcagcagtgccacaggctgatcgcctccatgccacgccgcactgaagcagtcatttctgcaaaaggattccccaccaagtattgagtgcataactgaacataattattttaaggttgactcttttttgttttaaaaacacttttcttttattggtcggatgaaatatgctaatttttttgagaatttggggttttcatgagctgtatgccaaaatcatcagtattaaaacaataaaagaccggaaatatttcagttggtgtgcaatgaatctaaaatatatgaaagtttaatttttattattacattatggaaaataatgaactttatcacatatgctaatttttttagaaggacctgtatatatatataatctacatatttgtgtgtatatattttattcatctatgtatttaattgtgtgtgtaaatatttaaatataatatttatatatttatctcTAGATATATAGCtatatatacagtgtatatctgtatatatatattcatgttTAGAGAGGTTTATTgtgattattaataatataggtGCTCTTATAaacaaaactgtaaaaaaaaatcctgactTTAGGTCTTCACATAATTTCTAttgcataataataaaaaagcagTCATTCGCAGTGATCTTTGAAAGCTTTATTTTCTCAGTGGTATGTTTCTGCTCCCACAGTCTGTCTCAGGCCTGATTTCTGCCCATGAGAACACAGAGCATCAGTCCCCAGCCAGTCTCAGGCTTTTACAGCTGTGGACATCATTAACGTCCCCTCTGGGCACAAATCAGGTTCTGGACAGAACAGGGAGAGCAAAACCAGCGGAACAGTTCACTGCCACAAACAAAAACtactcacacacaaactctcaacGCATATTTTCCCATCAGTGTCTGAACTGAATAATGCCACTCAAATCAAGTTCCTGAAAGTGTGCTGAACTATTTTTAAGcaataattgggccacatttaaCCAGGAGATCTGGCTCAGTTTTAGGTAATTGTAAATCAAGCAGGTCTCATTGCTGCCGTCCCACACCATCTCTCCTCTGTAAGGGGCTACAGATCTGTGTGTTGGGAATCCACATCTGATTGGTCAGGCTCAGGGGTCGGGCTCGTGGCCTGCTGGCCCTCAAAGGGACTGTCCTTCGCTGGAGAGAAACGAAACTCCTCTGGCACTTGGTCTTCGGGACTCTCTTTTTTATAAAAGCCCAGCTTTGCCAAGAGATTGTTTATCTCAGAGCGAGACATTTCAGATAATGGGATTCTCTGGAAGAGAAATACACCGCATCGTTCATCAGAGTCAGATCATGCATGGGTTATTATGAagacattttaataaatgttaaaagaCGTCAATCTATGGGTCTCCTGCCCCCTCTAGAGGTAAAACAATAAAACTGCACGAGTCAATGCCTGCGGATAAATAGGGCTAGACACATGGATACAGGACATCTTAAATAAATaacgttatttttgtttttacaactGGTGATTCCGGTTCGTTTGCTGTTTTGAATGATTTATGATACATTTTTCTCGTTCGTTGTGACAAACGTGACACGCATGGGCAAATGACGTGCATTAGGGCctatgtaggcctatgtaaGTTCCCCCGAAATCCATCCCGACAGCTCTaagatgtttattattattataggttTATCAGTTTATTTGGGTAAAGCCATAGTttggaaaatacatttatttcccTCCctcgttatttaaaaaataaaaatgatatctACCTATTTTTGCAATTATGAGTTAAGCCATTTTCCGATTCATTAGCGGCTCATAATTAAAAGAATGACAAAGCGCAGTAAACGATAAAACGGATTGTGCAATAAACCAGTGTTTACCATTACAAATTcattagtgttgtagtcaagaccacctaatccAAAACCAAGACCAAAACTCCTTAacggggtagttcacccaaaaatggaaatttgatgtttatctgcaaaTTAGACCCAATTGACATGCAGTATATGAGCAacgttggagttaaaaatcttcatttgtgttctactgaagaaacaaacacacctacatgttggatgccctgggggtaagcagataaacatcacattttcatttttgggtgaactatccctttaaattcatAAAGAGCCACATTACCTGAGAAAGTACTTATTTTTAATCCATAAATATAATTAGAATAAGCCACTATATagagctgttaccaatcaaattaaatcatcAACAACAATTCATCTTTGGACTGCAGAGGTGGCACAGAAGATGCGCCTGAATCTGTGAATTACgaatgcataaataatgttgAGAATTAAGAGATTGAATGTTTGTATAAAAGCAATCATGTTCAAATTTGTGAATTAAATCCcgttataatataaaaatccaGATTTCATACAAGTACCTTTTTGCAACAATAGCTTTAATTCTGTGAGtgtttcatttttattaattttgatgACATTTTTGACACAATCCCGCATTAATTTCTGAGCAGacacaaataaatcaaaatagaaATAACCTCACATTAATCAcattaataatgtaataaataaatccgACAATGCACCAACAATTTAGTAATATCCCATTAGTTTTGGTCTTAACCTAGCCTGACaggccagacccacatcaagatgtttggtctggaaactcaccattgacagctcaatctgaggggcggataaacggttgtctttcaaactccctctgcacgcgataggatagcgctacaaccaaccagagcaacgaaggtgaaacagagctcgttgatagattaaacattcgccgtatccggtcggctgaactccgaacacatcttccctttttaagaatgacttcagtgccgttctttgttcttttctcagagaaaagcttaactccaagtcttccagagtcgccgtcaaagctgattcgaaagactgccgccgttcgccagtttctgtgtttactagaagcacgcaaacgcaactcggccgtcgtcattatggccccgcccaccgattctatacatgatgtgattggcccgaccagagtgagaggaatacagctcaaaagggtattgagagttcgcagattaaatttgctgccgctagggtgcgtctagatttctaggctagtcttAACCGGTCTTGAGATAAAATCCCCGAAGTCTGAGACCGAGACAAGACCTTCAAAAATGGTCTTAAGACCggtctcgagtactacaacactacgATATAATCAAATAATAAGGTAAGAAATACCCATTTGAAATATTAAGACGCAGACACTACATTATCACGGAAGTTTAAACTGCAATAGATCCTTTTACACTAAGTGTGAGTAGccatatattctatttacaatATGTAAAAATAGCAGTTTTTTCTTTGCAATAATTGTAAATAGTAGTTAGatgctatttatattaatagaTAGTGGCAGATACTCTTTGCACCTCGGTGTTGTTTTACATTAAACagtatgcaataataacagtgtaaatgatttattaaaatGGATGACGGCTTATTGGGACAATAAAGTCCTCCTTacacctacccctaaccctaaactctttattattaaacacacgttagacactttatttccactattcgaatattttcttcatttttattgaaaataaatgccattccgatctaatatgtgCTGGGGAAAGAGAGTAGAGCGAGTGTTGGAGCAAAAGGAGGATTGGAGGTCGGGTGGATTTGTGCCGTGCCTTACCCCTCCACTATTGCTCCTGTTGATAACCCAGAGTCTTTTTGTCAGACGTCAGTGGGCGGAGTTACTGAAAATAGCCTCTGCCAACAAGACGGGACATTTGAACTTAGTGTAAAAAGGCACTCTTATTTAGAAACTACTGCGCGCACTCTTAAGTAAAAAATAAGGTACACTATGTACACtttgccagcagccatatcaccctgcagcccaagactggtttcccactgaagctaagcagggctgagcctggtcagtacctggatgggagaccaaatgggaaaaccaggtagctgctggtagaggtgttagtgaggccagcagggggcgctcacctgtggtctgtgtgggtcctaacaccccagtatagtgatggggacactatactgtcaaagagcaccgtccttcggatgagacgttaaaccgaggtcctgactctctgtggtcgttaaaaatcccaggttgtccttcgataaagagtaggggtgtaaccccggcatcctggccaaatttgcccattggcctctgtccatcatggcctcctaacaatccccatatcctgattggcttcatcactctgtctcctctccaccaatcagctggtgtgcggtgagcgttctggcgcaatatggctgccgtcgcatcatccaggtggatgctgcacattggtggtggttgaggagattccccccttctatatgtaaagcgctttgggtgtctagaaaagcgctatataaatgtaatgaattattattattattattattatgtatctAGACGAGTCAAAATATTGAACTGTGCTTTCTAACACTAGGAAAACTAGTAGGTGATGACTACTCCTCGTACTAAATGGCAAATTCCTGTACGAGTGCAGCAGACATATCATCTCAGTGCAACTCCCCGAACAGGCTTCTGACACTGTGGTGTGTGTTACATTACAAACAAAGACGGTGCTTGTGGGTTTTCTACACTGGAGTAGAAATGGTAGTTTGAGATTTCTAATCCTGGTTGTAAAACGATCGTTTCAAACGGACATGTTACTTACATCTAGCTCTTCATAGTAGTGGTTGAGAAGGACGAGTTCAGGGTCGGCCCCGGGGACGTGCTTCATTACCAGGTTATGGCTGAACAGATGAACATTAAGGATGAGCTAAACACTTAAAGAATTAATTACCTGACAGATATCAGGAATAAATGCTGAGAATTACACCGGTTTCTGTCACAGCTTTACATTCGGCCAacagaaaaacatgtatttgcaTTCCGGCTGATTGAAAGGTGAGGGATGTATCGGATGACAATGAGCTCAACTACTGAAAGTGAACCGGTTTAAATCAGATTAACAGAACAGATTGTGTCCCAGCACTGAAAGCATGATCACCTGATCTGAAGATGTGTGTAGCTCACTGAAAGGTGAGAAGGGCGCGGACACAGTGCTGGACAAAACACTGAAAAAAGATCGCTTCATTTTAGGAGAAAAGACGCTGTTTTTCTAGCTTGTATATATTCTAGATTACATTTGAACATTGTGGAcactttatattacacatacacacactatatatatatatatatatatatatatatatatatatatatatatatatatatatatatatatatataaaacatgaataaattatttaaagatAAAAGattcaattaaaaatgaataaatgttatgtttattgATTAAAGAGCCTTTTTTATTCTTTGTGATAAAATATGAAAGAATGAATGATCAATGTAttactttgaaaaagaaaatcacTGCAAATTGACAAATACAGAGAGATcaaatttatgttttttaataatacaaaacaCAAATAATTTTAAAAGCAACTTTTAAGTTGCAATAAAAAATTGCTTTATCCAACCAATCAATGTTCCTGTTATGCagatatttttattgttatatattttttttaatatatcaaTTTAAATGGTCAAATTGCACAGTGTTTTGTTTGCACGATAACATATTCAGCTAAAAAAGTaaaacttttttgtgtttttgccgCTCATTTACACGACTCATGAAAACGTAAGTTTTTGAAAAAGATACTATTATTGTAAAAATGCGAATTTGTGAAAACGTGAAATTATGCTGAAGGGTGTGGTGACTAAAAAGGATACTAAAGAGGAATGTCCTGGGTCACAAATGCCTTGACCTGTTATGagagaagaaagaagaaaataatTCCACATAACCATGTGAGTTGATGTAAGTTTTTAGTAAtactttcattattattattactttatctACAGAATGTGTCAATATCGCAGTACTTACCTCCCTCAGCCTATTCAGCTGTCATCCACCACACGTCTGCAGGTGAAAGTGAAGAAGTAAGATATGAAGAAATGTTTCAAATGCACTCCATGTTGTATAACATCAGCACTGGGACTTCTCACTGTCTGCGGTCATGATCTTATATAGGGTTTGGCCGTTTTAACGTGATTTCCACACACATTTCTCTAGACCTGCTTTTGTTGCTTGGTGACATGTAAACTTGATGCTTTGGCTTACAAAGAAATAAAGTAACCAACAGCACAATTATGTGTGTGATATTGCTGTTGCACAAAACGAAGTTAATATTGAGTAACTTACATTATAGACACTATTATCACGAAAGTCACAGCAGAATGAAGTGTTGTGCATCTCTGAATAACACCGTTGCAGGATTTCATTCCTGAATGATTCAGAGATGTTGAACAATAGTTGAGCGAATAATTCAATGGCTCATATAGACGATCACgtgtcgccacctactggtgtgaGGTGTGATCTGCAGTAAGTCACAGAAATATCCCTACTCAAAATCTGTCTGGAACACAAAATGAAGACGGTGAAAAGTCTCAATGATGCTGGAGTGTACATCAGCTATGGATGAACCGATATGAACATTTTGGCTGATACCGataaccgataattctttatatttgaaccgatatattggccgataaatcAAAATCTTTACATAATTTctgagagcctgattacaaaaacaaaagtctcaccTTTAAAAGCTACGTCCCAAAAAcacaataataatgtttttagtATGATTTTATGCAGCCGATATGACAGACTTGCGCTGCACAACTGTATTTGGGTAGTTGGCAAATAAAccgtaaatttttttttttttttttgtatgcaaaatGTATCAAGTTCCTatgcttttagaaatatatGGATGCAAAAAATTATTGTCATTTACTAAAATAGACAATTGTAAAATTATACACGTTtccttttaaatgtataaaagttGTAATTTACTGAACCTTTTGAgactcaacatttttttttaaatctaaagaCAAAGCAGTTTTTATATCAACAGGTCCATGTAAGACAGATAAATGTTTAACCATTTACTGCATTTTAAATGATGAAAATACTAATTATATTCCTTTTATCCCATTTTCTTTTCTGAGGTGatttcaatcatatttcaagcaattctAACCCATCATGGTGAACAGTGcgcatctgaagtgtctcagctgaagaaggaaataatacattatttatagGTTTTGAAATATATTGGCCAAATTTTCTTATAGGGTCGATAG from Pseudorasbora parva isolate DD20220531a chromosome 3, ASM2467924v1, whole genome shotgun sequence carries:
- the selenom gene encoding selenoprotein M; translated protein: MWTLILTALLPSVILSYEVDTEKLNGLAKARVETCGGUQLNRLREVKAFVTQDIPLYHNLVMKHVPGADPELVLLNHYYEELDRIPLSEMSRSEINNLLAKLGFYKKESPEDQVPEEFRFSPAKDSPFEGQQATSPTPEPDQSDVDSQHTDL